In a single window of the Diospyros lotus cultivar Yz01 chromosome 10, ASM1463336v1, whole genome shotgun sequence genome:
- the LOC127811754 gene encoding fimbrin-5-like → MSSFVGVIVSDPWLQSQFTQVELRGLKTKFLSARNQSGKVTLRDLPPVMVKLKGVNEILTEPQIRTILGESSSDESKEIDFESFLRAYLNLQARATSKMGGPKLKTSTSFLKATTTTLRHTVSESEKASYVNHVNRFLGEDSFLKQYLPLEPSTNALFDLAKDGVLLCKLINVAVPGTIDERAINTKQSLNPWERNENHTLCLNSAKAIGCTVVNIGTQDLVEARPHLVMGLISQIIKIQLLADVNLKKTPQLVELVDDSKDVEELMGLPPEKVLLKWMNFQLKKSGYKKQVTNFSSDLKDGEAYAHLLNVLAPEHGSPSTLDTKDPAERARLVVEHAEKMDCKRYVTPNDIVEGSTNLNLAFVAQIFQQRNGLSVDSSKMSFAEMMTDDAQTSREERCFRLWINSLGVDSYVNNVFEDVRTGWVILEVLDKVSPGSVNWKQATKPPIKMPFRKVENCNQVVRIGKELNFSLVNIAGNDIVQGNKKLILAFLWQLMRFTMLQLLRNLRSHSQGKEITDNDILNWANHKVRSSGRKTQMESFKDKNLSNGMFFLELLSTVEPRVVNWGVVTKGETDEDKKLNATYIISVARKLGCSIFLLPEDIMEVNQKMILILTASVMYWSLVNKPGELIPTQVADAAFPMASVDGEKETTPVGVPSDLSIDHTARSANDGIEDVGIEVKKDNPPDEE, encoded by the exons ATGTCTAGTTTCGTGGGTGTTATAGTTTCTGATCCATGGCTTCAGAGCCAATTCACACAAGTTGAGCTCCGCGGCCTCAAAACCAAA TTTCTTTCTGCAAGGAACCAATCTGGAAAAGTAACCCTGAGAGATCTGCCACCAGTAATGGTGAAACTAAAGGGTGTGAACGAAATACTTACTGAACCACAGATAAGGACGATTTTGGGGGAGTCATCTTCTGACGAGAGCAaagaaattgattttgaatccTTCCTTAGG GCATACCTGAATTTACAGGCAAGAGCAACATCAAAAATGGGTGGACCAAAATTGAAAACTTCTACTTCATTTCTCAAAGCTACCACAACCACCCTCCGCCACACTGTTAGTGAATCTGAGAAGGCCTCATATGTAAATCATGTTAACCGCTTCCTTGGAGAAGATTCATTCTTGAAGCAATATCTTCCTCTAGAACCCTCCACCAATGCTTTATTTGACCTTGCAAAGGATGGAGTTCTGCTCTG TAAGCTCATCAATGTCGCTGTGCCCGGAACAATAGATGAGCGTGCAATTAACACCAAACAGTCCCTTAATCCAtgggagagaaatgagaatcACACTCTTTGCCTCAATTCTGCAAAGGCTATAGGCTGCACTGTGGTTAACATTGGCACGCAAGACTTGGTTGAAGCAAGA CCACATTTGGTGATGGGATTGATTTCTCAAATAATCAAG ATTCAACTATTAGCTGATGTCAATTTAAAGAAAACTCCTCAACTTGTTGAATTGGTGGATGACAGCAAG GATGTTGAGGAACTCATGGGTTTACCCCCCGAGAAGGTTTTACTCAAATGGATGAATTTCCAATTGAAGAAATCAGGCTACAAGAAGCAGGTTACGAATTTCTCATCTGATCTAAAG GATGGTGAGGCCTATGCTCACTTGCTCAATGTGCTTGCACCAGAACATGGTAGCCCTTCCACTTTGGATACCAAGGATCCTGCTGAAAGAGCAAGGTTGGTTGTTGAGCATGCAGAGAAAATGGACTGCAAAAGATATGTCACTCCGAATGACATTGTGGAGGGATCAACCAACCTAAATCTTGCATTTGTTGCTCAAATATTTCAGCAAAG GAATGGCTTATCCGTAGATAGTTCAAAGATGTCTTTTGCTGAGATGATGACGGATGATGCCCAAACTTCTAGGGAAGAGAGATGCTTCAGATTGTGGATTAACAGTCTTGGAGTTGATTCATATGTTAATAATGTATTTGAGGATGTCAGAACAGG ATGGGTCATATTGGAAGTTCTTGACAAAGTTTCCCCAGGATCAGTAAACTGGAAGCAAGCCACAAAACCTCCAATTAAGATGCCTTTCAGAAAAGTTGAGAATTGCAACCAAGTTGTGAGGATTGGGAAGGAATTAAATTTCTCTCTTGTGAACATAGCTGGAAATGATATTgtacaaggaaacaagaaactTATACTTG CTTTTCTGTGGCAGTTGATGAGGTTCACCATGCTCCAACTCCTGAGAAATTTAAGGTCTCACTCTCAGGGAAAGGAAATAACAGACAATGACATTCTAAACTGGGCAAACCACAAAGTGAGGAGCTCAGGCAGGAAAACTCAAATGGAGAGCTTTAAG GATAAAAATCTTTCGAATGGGATGTTTTTTCTTGAACTTCTTAGTACTGTGGAGCCAAGAGTTGTTAACTGGGGTGTTGTTACTAAAGGCGAAACTG ATGAGGATAAGAAGTTAAATGCTACATATATCATTAGTGTTGCTCGAAAGCTTGGATGCTCCATTTTCTTATTACCTGAGGACATAATGGAG GTGAACCAAAAGATGATCCTCATTTTAACAGCAAGTGTAATGTACTGGAGCCTAGTAAATAAGCCTGGGGAATTAATACCCACTCAGGTAGCTGATGCTGCTTTCCCAATGGCATCTGTTGATGGAGAGAAGGAGACTACTCCAGTAGGTGTGCCCTCTGATCTGTCAATTGATCATACTGCTCGCTCTGCCAATGATGGAATTGAGGATGTAGGAATAGAGGTCAAAAAAGACAACCCTCCTGATGAAGAATGA